The nucleotide window caaagatGATATTAACGTGTCGAACTTGCCATTCAGTCATCATTACGAAACGCGTGGGGGGATATCTTTGATGGGAAAATGATGTCTGTGACGGACAGATCCTGTCATTCATTCTAACTTAAAGGAATAGGGTAATTAAGCCAACGTGGTGTTTGGTGACTAACAACTTCATGTTCCTAATAAAGACTTTGAGACTTGGACAACGGATGACCTATACTTGTCTAAATGATCATCTCGGAAAGGAAAACTCACAAGTACAAAGGGATGCAAAATGTAATTTATGCAAGTACAAAGAGATGCAAATTACTTTACTTATAAAGGACGACAATggaaagttgtttatttatttattgacaAAAACGAAAAATTGAGATTGAATAAGttttttaagaaattaattttaaataattttttaaactaAAAGGATATATATCACTTTCATGTGAATTAAGTCATGGTAAGTCTTAATATTTAATACTTCAAGTTGAAATTCTAAACAATCCCAACACTTTATCcgttataaatataaatatatttatctttGATAAAACATTTAACTTTTATCATTTATATCAATTTCTTTTGTATTCTTCATGTTTATGGTTCCAATAATATCAttattaaaattcaaattaacgtatttctttaaataaattaatatgccTTATTAAcatctatttatttttatataaatttttaataaatgtatTTTTGACGTAATATTTTGCATATGTAAAAAATTTATATGCAtctcaaattaattattaaaatattaaatttatataaactaATATTGAATGAAATATGTGAGCACGACGGAAAATCACGAATAGCGAGCTCTACGGTTATCACTCACCCTCAGGAGTCGAGCACAGATACTAAAAAGTCTTTGTCGTTTTTTAAGGTCAGTCCAGTCGTCCCCTCCATAGCTTGGAAAAAGCAACAACCAAACAACTTAAATTACCCATTCCTTGTTTGACCCGATCAAATACCCCCCAAACCAACAAAAAAAGGAGACAGATTTTCAATCTTTAGTTCACACTCTTTTAACACATATCTCACTTCAtttgtcccttttttttttctttttcctttagaACTTTTAATTTTGTGTTACCAAAATTCCAATTATGCTTTTGAATATTCAAACACGACGTAGACTTTGCCTATTGGGGTCTTCCCTCTGAGTTTCTCTGTGGAAAAGAAGGATGTTTCCTTGTAGTTTCCATTACCCTTTTGCCTGTCCTTTGGTCTTCTTCTGTTAAAACTTGAGAAATCTAAGGTGCgtcttttaatatttatattttttctgGGTTTTGTTTATATGCTCTTATATTCATCAAAGTCTAAGTCAAGTAGTCAACTCCAACTGGTTTGCTTAAGTTTCTCCGTGGTAaaactttctttttctcctttttgTGTTAGTCTTTCTGAATTTGGCTGAATTATTGTTCTTTATACTTTCCTTTATCTTGTTTTGGTGTGAATTTTGAACTTGGTTCCATTTTTTCCCTTCTGTTAACTTGTTTCAGGTTTAAATGTCAAAAGAAGTATGGTTTAGTGGATTTGGCATTTAATATCTGTTAAGCTTTTAGTAGCTATACAAGTGGGTTGCTTTTAATCCACCATTTTAAGTTTCCATTTGAGGGGTTTCTTCATGATCATGGTGTTGCATAGCCGAGTTTTTGTTCTTCTTGTCAGCGTTATGGTTTTGTTATTACTCGGCTGTACTTTGAGCTCTGCTACTAAGGAAGATATTGATTGTTTGAAGAGCATCAAAGCTTCGTTTGAGGACCCTTTGGGCTACTTGAATTCTTCATGGAATTTCAACAACGATACTGAAGGATTCATTTGTAGGTTTACAGGGATTGATTGCTGGCACCCGGATGAGAACAGGGTTCTCAATATCAGGCTTTCTGATATGGGACTCAAGGGTGTGTTCCCTCGAGACGTTAAAAAATGCAAAAGTATGACAGGCTTAGATCTTTCAAGCAATAAGCTTTATGGAAAAATTCCATCTGATATCGCTACACTAATCCCATATGTCACTTCCCTTGATCTCTCATCTAATAATTTCTCTGGAGAAATCCCAAAAAACCTTGCAAATTGTAGCTTCTTGAACATTTTGAACCTTGACCATAACAAATTGACGGGGCCGATTCCTCCAGAGCTCACTTTGCTCAACAGGATGAAAACGTTTACTGTAGCTTATAATCTCTTGACAGGGCCAATTCCGGTTTTTAGGACCACGTATTCGGTTGACAGTTTTACTAGTAATCCTGCACTGTGTGGGAAGCCTTTGGATCCATGTCGGGAGACTACCAAGGGCACGAAGACTGGAGTGATTGCTGGGGCCGCTGTTGGTGGGGTGACATTTGCTGCAATAGGTACGGCCATTGTTCTCTTCTTCTATTACCGCAAAGTATCTGTCATGAGGAAGAAGGATGATGATCCAGATGGAAACAAATGGACCAAGAGCTTAAAGGGAGCTAAAGGCATTAAGGCAAGCTAATTTAATACATCCATATAAAATTGTTCTTTGATTATGGTTTGATATGTGATATACTTATAAGCTAATGTTATTTCAGGTTTCCATGTTTGAAAAGGTGGTTTCCAGAATGAGATTAAATGATCTTATGAAGGCCACAAACAGTTTCCACAAAAATAATATCATCGGTTCAGGAAGAACAGGGACCATGTACATAGGAGTCCTTGAAGATGGCACCTCACTACTGATTAAGAGGTTGCAGAATTCTCAACACTCTGACAAAGAATTTTCGTCTGAGATGGCTACCCTGGGAAATGTGAAACATCGTAACTTAGTTCCCCTTTTAGGTTTCTGTGTGGCGAAGACGGAGAGGCTGTTAGTTTACAGATACATGGCAAATGGTACTCTAAATGATAACTTGCATCCTGTAGATGATGCTAAGCAGGCTATGGAGTGGTCCTTGAGACTTAAAATTAGTATAGGGGCTGCCAGAGGATTTGCATGGCTCCACCACAACTGCAATCCCCGTATTCTTCATCGAAATATAAGCTCTAAGTGTATCTTACTAGATGCAGATTTTGAGCCCAAAATATCTGATTTTGGTCTTGCCAGGCTCATGAACCCAGTTGATACCCATCTGAGCACCTTTGTCAATGGTGAGTTTGGGGATTTAGGTTATGTTGCCCCTGAATATGCAAGAACTCTTGTGGCCACTCCAAAAGGAGATGTCTACAGCTTTGGAGTCGTCCTTCTTGAGTTGGTCACTGGTGAAAGACCTACCCATATAACCAAAGCTCCTGAGACCTTCAAGGGAAGCCTTGTGGAATGGATTTCGCAGCTATCAGATGATGGGAAACTTCATGATGCTATTGACACATCCTTGGTTGGGAACGGTGTTGATAATGAACTTTTCCAATTTCTTAAAGTTGCTTGTAATTGTGTATTGCCAACTCCCAAGGAGAGGCCTGCCATGTTTGAAGTATACCAGCTCTTAAGAGCTATCGGTGAACAATACAATTTCACTACCGAAGATGAAATTTCGATGCCTTCAGATACCAATGATGTCGGTTATTTAGAGGAACTTATAGTTGCtcgataaatcaacaagaataaGTGCAAAGATATGGGATACGGTGAGTATTTCTTGTTGTTTACGTTTAATAAAGGGTTGAGATTACATGCACTTTCTAATTAGGTCTGTGTCTTTTGTTTCATAGTAGAATACTTGATTAGTTTCATGGAGGAAACACTTCAGATTCATTACTAAGATATTCTTATCTCCTTAATTAGGCTTTCACCCTTAGTTACACCAAGGAAATGCTACATTGTAAAGTAAGATCAATTTATAATTATGGATTCTTGTTCTTATTATTCATAAATGTGATATTTTCAAGAAATTTGCTCTTactcagcatctgcctttagacCCTAATTTATTCCATACAAAACAAAAGCAACCTACGTACTAGTCTCAGAGTAATTTAGCTATAAATTCGTCAATGTTTTTATCTGAATTTCCACCTTCATCAATTCCCTTCTTAGCCAAGTCCTTCCACCTGATTGAATTCTTCCTAATCTCTTTGCCTTTTTCTCCAACTTCCGTTAGTAATTCCTTTATGCACCGCTCAATGGTCTCTCTTCTCACAACCCCTTTCTCATTGGGGTGAGCCTTTATTCCGATTCTCCACACATCCTCCACATGCTTTGCATTAGTGGGTTGGTCGGTCCATTGGGGCATTGCCAGCATCGGAACTCCGAGACTCAGTGCTTCTAGAGTCGAATTAAAGCCACAGTGGGTGAGAAAGCAACCAACTGCCTCATTTGACAGCACCTCCAATTGAGGGCACCATGCCACCACCAAACCCTTCTCTGAGGTCTCTTCTATGAAATTGTATGGCAGTTTGGCCATCTCAGTTTCCCTGACGACCCACAAGAAGCACACGTTGCTCGATTTCAATGCGCATGCCAGCTCTGTCGTTTGCTCAATTCCTAGTGATGCAAAGCTTCCAAATGATATATACAACACTGAGTCCTTTGGCTTTCCACCTAGCCAACTCATGCAAGCATCAACATTTGGCTTGAAGAGATTCATACCGTAGTCTTTGTCATTCTCGATTCTTTTGTCTAAGTACATAGATGGAATCGTTGGCCCTACTGTCATCACGTTCCAGAATCTTGACATCCAGTCCACTACCTGATGGAACAAATTCATATGGCCAAAGTTAATTGACCTGCTTATACAGCTATCATAGTAAACACTGTAGGTAAAAGAAATATGGAGGTCTTTGTACTCGGAGTAGAATTGCATCTTGCTTATTTTctcaaaaaataagtaaattaattttttttatattagatCAAAAAGGAAACCGGTCCTTATGTTTACAATTCCAACTATTTTTACGGTTAAAAACTGGTCTTTATATGCCAGTATAGTTGTTTATGGGCCAGGTCAGGCCAAGTACGAACATTAAGCCCATTTTCTAGGTTCGGACCTGGCTGAAAAATgggcataaaattttgttcaaacttAGCCCGGATAAAAGTGCTAAAACTCGAGTCTGGCTCGGCTCGcttgtattaaaattttttatattatttttatacaaaataaatttaaaaactataatacattaaataaaataaaaacattaaaataaatacttctcaacaaatgaaaaaaaaacttaaataacactaatataATAGCAATTTAGCCAACAAATATCTctaaaatagtttaaaattaataataaaacaaaagttatacaatattcaaccaataaaataaaataatagtaatataatagcgaaatgttagcaaaatagcaaaaaaaacagcatcaatttttttacaaattcgAGCTAGGCCTAGGCCCAAAGATTTTACCCAAGGCTTACATTGTTTAAAAAACAGATCTTGTTTTTTTGTTCAAGtccattttttaaatttatgtgtgCGAAAACTCCCCTCACTTTTTTAACGGACTTTCTAGTTGAGCAAGATGGCTTAACTCATAAACAAGTATATATGCTAACATAAGATACAAACGGTACATCTCGTGTACCTATTTAATTATTTCGCTAATCacgtaaaaattaataaaatttttaatagaaacaatcaatttattttttgatttaaCTATAGAAAAATATGCAAGCATTCGTTTCATGCTTGTTTGAGTACTAGCAATGAGATTCTGCGATATGATGATAAGAATAGTTAAGATTTTCAAGGATTCCTCTCTTCTTCTATAAAACTAATTCAATCCGAAAACCGTGTTTAAAAAGAAAGCATGTAAAAGTTTACCTCTTTCTCCAAATCGTAAAAGATGTTGAAAAACACCCAATCAGCTCCATCGACGTTGGAAAACTGATTAACAACCACATCAAACCAAGCCGGATACGATCCATAAAGAGCAACAAAAGATGGTAACTCTGAAACTTGAAGCGGGGGCAATCCTGGAAGAGAAAGATGAGGCTCTGGGAGTGGCAACTGAAGAAGTCCCTTGCTTACATGGTAATACACGCTGTTGACGGCACAAGATTGAGTGAAAAACACCGCCGAGGGTATCCCAAACTGCTTTGCGACATCGAGTGCCCAAGGCAAGAACCCATCATAGACAAGGGCATCAACAGGGTGAATTTCACTAAGTTTTTTGATTAATGCTGCTAAACTGTTGGGGCCAACGGACCAGAAAGTTGCCAGGTAGGCGTCGGAGCTACCAGCCTGTTCATAACCTCCTTGGTCGAAGCCGTCGGAGATGGTGTGGATATCAATAGAGGTGGAAGATGGGTCGGAAAAAGAGGAGTTGGAGAGGAAGACAGTGGTAACAAGGGCGGCTTTGACGCCTTTGGATAGCAAGCGTTTAGCGAACTGGAGTATGGGGTTGATGTGACCCTGAGCTGGGTAAGGGAAGATTAAAACATGAGGCTTTTTGGGATTGTTTTCGTCCCCCATTAGATCTCAATGTTTCAGTATCAGATTGCTCGCTTATCCCTTCACCACTCACTGCTTGCCCTGCTATAAAATATTAAGATTTGCCTTGGTATTCGGCACTTGtcagttattattattttcttcttttgTCTTCTTCGCTGTGTGATGCTGTgtgaatatatataaaaatacttTCTATTTGTATTTTCTAATAAGAAGCCTTCGGGACAGTTCtgtattgatttttaaaaatattttttactctaaaaatatttttggaaaaaaaattatgcAGAACAAGTTATTTTTAGttgaaatttttaactttttagaagtatttttgaaaagtacttctgaaaaagagaaattaaaatttttagcttttcttcCACAAAAGTACTTTTAGTCTTAATTACTTTTCACCTCTTCAATAACATAGTACTTTTCCTTTTTTCTTAGTatttaattacaaatgtgttaaaatcattaattaaaaataaaaaatattttaaaatactaattacaaatatttaaaaatatttttaaaatactaattacaaatatttaataattatatttaaatatttaaaatatagtttatatattctaattaaattttacaaataattaatatttattacttaaatatatttaatattaacaagaagttataataatatttttatattcttactaaaatataataatattaactaatttaaatattatttaaatgtatatttgttatttgataataatatatttaaagtgaacattttattttttaaaagtactttttgacagcaatgctaaacactcaaattttaaaccaaattttttaaaatacttctcaaaagcactttttcaTAGCACTTTCCAAAAGCACTTTTTAAAAGCATTGCCAAACTAGCTCTTCGTGCAAGAACATAATACGAGTTTTTTActaaaataggacaaaaaaataaaaaaataatcaaaataatacaaAGTAAAAACTATGTACCAAAATGGTATATTTGGGGTGGTGCCGCTTATGGCAGAGGCATGACCACCCCATGTCAAATCAGAAATTACTGTAGCTGCCGGTCAAATTACGGCGTaggactaaaatataataatataaagtatttaGGGACCTGTTATGCAATTGTTCCATTTATAATGGctgctgaaaaaaaaaaaaaaaggaaagggtGCCGCCTGACAGTGGCGGCACCAAACTTTAAATAGGGCTAATTTTCTTGTAAGccctccttatttattattttctttttattccccCTTCAACTCACTATATTGTTTTTAAACAATCCCCTAACctattttttagttaaataagCCCTTAACTTATAGTTTTTACTCATAAAAGCCctttattttaatgttaaagtaaatatattttgaatttcaagCTTTTATCTTAAATTTTTGTTGATGCAATAAAATTATATACACTTTAACATCAACATAAAATCTcaaaaagtaattaaaattttcGAAAGAGTAGTTAAGAATATCATGTATATAAGCACtctcaagaaattttaaaattttatttttatttaataaactattCACATCAACCTAAAATGTgaattagtttatatttttaaatagctttactttgggtaaaatatatttactttaatattaaaatgaagggcttttatgAGTAAAAACCATAAGTTAATGGcttatttaactacaaaaatagGTTAAGGGCTTGTTTAAAAACAATATAGTAATTTGAAgaggaataaaaagaaaataataaataaggagggCTTACAAGGCAATTAGCCCTATTTAAAGTTTGGTGCCGCCACACTGTCAGGCGGCAccctttctccttttttttttttcagtagCCATTCTAAATGGAACAATTCCATAACAAGTCCCtaaatactttatattattacattttgGTCCTGCACCGCGATTTGACCAGCAGCTATAGTAATTTCTGATTTGACATGGGGTGGTCATGCCTCTGccataggcggcaccaccctaAATGTACCATTTTAGTACATAGTTTTTACTttgtattattttgatattttttattttttgtcctattttaataaaaaaacccacataatacattattattattttagggaAGGAAAGCGATAACACAACTTAAATTCATGtgacaaaaatattaattattatttcatttaaGTTAAGGCATTATCATTATTATAGTGTATGAATTTccagttaataaataataatattatattttattataggtgaaataaaaaatagttaaaaattataaacaaatattaattatttcataaaaataatatttgaagTATCATCGAAACATAAATTTCGtgcataattaataaataataatataacaagtcaggattaaattttaaaaaatataaagtagatagtgatgagtaataatttattttactatttgtAATTTAAAAAACTTGACCCAGGCTGTCTTTGTCTCTTTTGGGTCGGTAAATAATTCTAACAAAAATGGAAGAAAGAGCCGTGCACGTCTCATTGGtggattttacaaaaaaaaaaaaatcattttcaatattatttacGAATATGGGCGgccatttaaaatattatttatctaAATGAGCTAAAAACTTTAAAATGTAGTTACGTGGAAGCTTTTTAAGTAGAAATTTCAGAAAATGTCTTCTTGTAGGAGCGCTTTTACTATTTCAATAAAAAACGCACTGATGTAGGTGTGCTTTTGTTGACATAGTAAAAGTGCGTTGACGTGAGCACGCTTTAGCCCTtgttttttctaagttttttggGTTATTTGTATGTTATGGCTTAGGGTTTATGGGTAGGATTTTAAGATTTAGGATTAaggtttttgaaaaaataaattagggtttagatttttttaattggtAAGACTGTTCCAAAAGATGTAATGCACTGGTAAACCCAATTGTAGCTACACATCCTCCAAAGTGACGGTACGCTCTCCGCATGGAAGATAGAATGTGTGCATCTCGGGTCTCCAACTCTCTATGAACGCGCTGATGAGTTTGGGGTCCAACTTGCACCCTCGATCTATGTTGCCCACATGCTAAAAACCCGTTTCCCTCAagtaattttctatcaattatattatgaatataaCATTGCAACACTCGATCTACCGActgttataaaaaatataaaaaatgttaattaaattacataaatgaaaaaaatttaaataatattaaaaaattaaaattaacccttACCGTTTTCACTTGGCCGACGGTGATATGTTTATTATCGAGATGAATTAATTGTCAGGCCATTGCTAATACGATCAAATttcttagaaattataaaaaaataatactaatttagACAAAATTAAAAACTTAGAGAACTCTAAGAGCTTTTTGAGAAATTTAGaaagaaatttgaaagaaatgtaATTTAGAGGAAATTTTGTGTGAAAAAAATGGGGAGGGGGGTTTATAATTCCTTTTTCATGACCGTTGGCCCCAtcagtcaaatttttaaatgaCTATTTGAGATGACCGTTGGGGCAAAAACATGGGCTAAAACGTGCCCACATAAGTGCGCTTTTGTCATGTCAGCAAAAGCGCTTCTACGTTAGCGTGTTTTTGCTGACATGACAAAAGCGCTCCCACGAGAAGACTTTTTTTGAAATTTCCCTTAAAATGCTTCCATGTAGGTGCGTTTTGAGTTTTTTAGCCTATTCCGATAAATAATCTTTCCAATGGCCCATTTCCATAAATAATGCTAGAAATGGGCCGTTTTTAGTAAAATACCCCTTTTCATCTGtctcgtatttttatttcaaatatgTACTTTAGGATAATAtaagtaaaaatattaattttctaaAATATGACAAACACAAATaattgaatttttcataaaaaattaattgaatattTTAAATTGCTATATTATATTTGGCAATCTCATTAATTATTACTATTaggtttatgttttaaatgccaAATTTGTATACATATAGtgtatttgatatgtatttcattATTCATGAactattttatatacatatttaattgTGAATTATAAAAATTCACTAAATAAAATTCTATATACTCTAATATTTTTAGGGTTAGTTTTTAATGCTTTTGAAAAATATTGTAAAAATGTACTTTTGAAAAGTGTGGTTTAAAATTTAAGTGTTTAATATTgttgtcaaaaatatttttagaaataaaatatttattttagacaCGATGTTAAGAAGTAAAATATACATTCAAATAATGTTCAAATTCatcaatattataatattttagaaAGAATATAAAaactcattattaatattttaatttataaaatattaattttaaatatttgtacttaattaatattatttgaaaaatatattcTATATAATATAactattataaatttaaatatataatgttatatatttgaaataaatttcaaTATGAAAATACTTAtaccaaatataaatattacataaAATATATTACATAAATAATGGTTAAAAATGTCATTTTGGCTCCACAAGTGCTTCTCCAAAAGCAAAAGCTAAAAAAACTGTTCTTGCTTTTCGATTCAAAGCA belongs to Gossypium arboreum isolate Shixiya-1 chromosome 7, ASM2569848v2, whole genome shotgun sequence and includes:
- the LOC108452026 gene encoding probably inactive leucine-rich repeat receptor-like protein kinase At5g48380 yields the protein MIMVLHSRVFVLLVSVMVLLLLGCTLSSATKEDIDCLKSIKASFEDPLGYLNSSWNFNNDTEGFICRFTGIDCWHPDENRVLNIRLSDMGLKGVFPRDVKKCKSMTGLDLSSNKLYGKIPSDIATLIPYVTSLDLSSNNFSGEIPKNLANCSFLNILNLDHNKLTGPIPPELTLLNRMKTFTVAYNLLTGPIPVFRTTYSVDSFTSNPALCGKPLDPCRETTKGTKTGVIAGAAVGGVTFAAIGTAIVLFFYYRKVSVMRKKDDDPDGNKWTKSLKGAKGIKVSMFEKVVSRMRLNDLMKATNSFHKNNIIGSGRTGTMYIGVLEDGTSLLIKRLQNSQHSDKEFSSEMATLGNVKHRNLVPLLGFCVAKTERLLVYRYMANGTLNDNLHPVDDAKQAMEWSLRLKISIGAARGFAWLHHNCNPRILHRNISSKCILLDADFEPKISDFGLARLMNPVDTHLSTFVNGEFGDLGYVAPEYARTLVATPKGDVYSFGVVLLELVTGERPTHITKAPETFKGSLVEWISQLSDDGKLHDAIDTSLVGNGVDNELFQFLKVACNCVLPTPKERPAMFEVYQLLRAIGEQYNFTTEDEISMPSDTNDVGYLEELIVAR
- the LOC108452043 gene encoding UDP-glycosyltransferase 74G1-like, translated to MGDENNPKKPHVLIFPYPAQGHINPILQFAKRLLSKGVKAALVTTVFLSNSSFSDPSSTSIDIHTISDGFDQGGYEQAGSSDAYLATFWSVGPNSLAALIKKLSEIHPVDALVYDGFLPWALDVAKQFGIPSAVFFTQSCAVNSVYYHVSKGLLQLPLPEPHLSLPGLPPLQVSELPSFVALYGSYPAWFDVVVNQFSNVDGADWVFFNIFYDLEKEVVDWMSRFWNVMTVGPTIPSMYLDKRIENDKDYGMNLFKPNVDACMSWLGGKPKDSVLYISFGSFASLGIEQTTELACALKSSNVCFLWVVRETEMAKLPYNFIEETSEKGLVVAWCPQLEVLSNEAVGCFLTHCGFNSTLEALSLGVPMLAMPQWTDQPTNAKHVEDVWRIGIKAHPNEKGVVRRETIERCIKELLTEVGEKGKEIRKNSIRWKDLAKKGIDEGGNSDKNIDEFIAKLL